ATTGACGGCCCTGGCTCCCGGGAAGCATTCGATGCCCGCGCCCATGGCCGTTTCCAGCTGGTACACCGGGGCGGATTCCGGATCGCGGGGGTTGAGCGTTTTTTTATTGCGGATCATGGGCAGCGGGAGCACGCCGCCGTTGGCGTCCAGAATTTCCTTGAGGGCGTCCAGGCGTATCCAGAGCGTATTGGTGTTGAAGTAGCGGTGCCTGGAGATATTCTGGAATTCGGGAATGTCCTCATCCGGGCATTGGGCCACTTCCCGCAGAATCAGCTGGCCGTCCGACTTCCTGACCGCCAGGTGGCCGCCTTTCCTGTCCGCCTCCGTGCGGCGGGTGACTTCCATGACGAAGGGGGCGCCGCTTTCCGCAAACCAGCGGAGGAAGTTCATGTCAAGCTGGGCGCCCAGATTGTCGGAATTGGAGACAAAGGCGTATTTAACGCCATCCGCCAGCAGGCGGTCCAGCCAGCCGGACCCCAGCAGGGCCGGATACAGGTCCCCATGGCCAGGCGGGCACCATTCCAGCTCCGGCTGCTCCGGGCAGCTGGCCGGGGAGAGGCCGTCCGCCAGAATTTTAGGCACGCGGTTCTGCATCAGTTCCACCTGGGCGGGGTCCGCAAAGCCGTCCGCCGCGTATTTTTCCAGGTAGGCCAGCGTGTCCGCGCTGGTGGAGAAAGAATTCATCAGCAGAAGGCGCACCGGCGTGCCGGAGATGGAGCGCAGATGCTTCACCTGCCTGACGATCAAATCCAGGAACGTATCCTCTCCTTTTATTTTCAGCAGG
This region of Akkermansia muciniphila genomic DNA includes:
- a CDS encoding UTP--glucose-1-phosphate uridylyltransferase, with the translated sequence MSTFTPFAEKMESAGVSAAAVNAFSRCYESLVSNHSGMIPETDILPADQVEDWQDITASTPAADKDLISRCVCIKLNGGLGTSMGLQKAKSLLKIKGEDTFLDLIVRQVKHLRSISGTPVRLLLMNSFSTSADTLAYLEKYAADGFADPAQVELMQNRVPKILADGLSPASCPEQPELEWCPPGHGDLYPALLGSGWLDRLLADGVKYAFVSNSDNLGAQLDMNFLRWFAESGAPFVMEVTRRTEADRKGGHLAVRKSDGQLILREVAQCPDEDIPEFQNISRHRYFNTNTLWIRLDALKEILDANGGVLPLPMIRNKKTLNPRDPESAPVYQLETAMGAGIECFPGARAVNVPRSRFFPVKTTSDLFLLRSDAIVVDEHGNVALAPERQGNTPVVDLDAKLYKLVDSLDGLGLPSLAGMDKLTLRGRFHFHDGAVLRGTLLMENDSDETKEILPGVYAGA